From a region of the Panicum virgatum strain AP13 chromosome 2K, P.virgatum_v5, whole genome shotgun sequence genome:
- the LOC120681855 gene encoding 31 kDa ribonucleoprotein, chloroplastic-like codes for MANSCLSTTARAALRLPCPKFSADAAGTQLQLQLQVPYASVFPRPARAHQRLVADHLAATAVPVARRRRIAVTSMVSQEEAAATAVEEEEVAEGHLLEQDEVAEQEQPEREKDGAVEARSDSDDGDPSEAPIATTTKLYFGNLPYNCDSAQLAGIVQEYASPEMVEVLYDRTTGRSRGFAFVTMTTVQDCELVIKNLDGTLYGGRTMKVNFADRPKPKLPLYPETEHKLFVGNLSWTVTSEMLTEAFQRCGNVVSARVLYNGETGRSRGYGFVCYSTKEEMDEAFSSLNGMEMEGREIRVNLALGKK; via the exons ATGGCCAACTCCTGCCTCTCCAccaccgcgcgcgcggcgctgcgGCTGCCCTGTCCCAAGTTCTCGGCCGACGCGGCGGGGacgcagctccagctccagcttcaGGTCCCGTACGCGTCCGTGTTCCCGCGTCCGGCGCGCGCGCACCAGCGTCTCGTCGCCGACCACCTCGCCGCGACCGCGGTGCCCGTGGCGCGGAGGCGCAGGATCGCGGTCACCTCGATGGTGTCGCAGGAGGAGGCTGCGGCGACGGctgtcgaggaggaggaggtcgccgaGGGACATTTGCTAGAGCAAGACGAGGTCGCGGAACAAGAGCAGCCGGAACGGGAGAAAGATGGGGCCGTCGAGGCCAGATCGGATTCGGACGACGGTGACCCGTCGGAGGCGCCGATCGCCACCACTACCAAGCTGTACTTTGGGAACCTTCCGTACAACTGCGACAGCGCGCAGCTCGCCGGCATTGTGCAGGAGTACGCCAGCCCGGAGATGGTCGAG GTGTTGTACGATCGTACCACGGGAAGAAGCCGAGGGTTCGCCTTCGTGACAATGACCACAGTTCAAGACTGCGAGCTGGTCATCAAGAACCTCGACGGCACC CTGTATGGTGGCCGGACGATGAAGGTGAACTTCGCAGACCGACCGAAACCGAAGCTGCCACTGTACCCGGAGACGGAGCACAAGCTCTTCGTCGGCAACCTGTCGTGGACGGTCACCTCGGAGATGCTCACGGAGGCGTTCCAGCGGTGCGGCAACGTGGTCAGCGCAAGGGTGCTCTACAACGGTGAGACCGGCCGGTCAAGGGGCTACGGCTTCGTCTGCTACTCCACCAAGGAGGAGATGGACGAGGCGTTTTCCTCGCTCAACGGAATG GAAATGGAAGGCAGGGAAATCAGGGTCAACTTGGCCCTTGGAAAGAAGTAG